In Paenibacillus sp. BIC5C1, a genomic segment contains:
- a CDS encoding small, acid-soluble spore protein, alpha/beta type, which translates to MSRRRRSVMSDELKNELAKDLGFYDTVQQEGWGGIKAKDAGNMVKRAIQLAEEAARKS; encoded by the coding sequence ATGAGCCGGAGAAGAAGAAGTGTAATGTCGGATGAACTCAAGAATGAACTGGCAAAAGACCTAGGTTTCTATGATACCGTCCAGCAGGAAGGTTGGGGCGGAATCAAAGCGAAGGATGCGGGCAATATGGTGAAACGGGCCATTCAACTTGCGGAAGAAGCGGCACGCAAATCGTAA
- the veg gene encoding biofilm formation stimulator Veg, with the protein MAKNTLLDIKRNLDAHIGQKIMLRANGGRRKTIERTGVLEETYPSVFIVKLDEEQETFKRVSYSYADILTESVEVMVFDPGSQTHSSYMET; encoded by the coding sequence ATGGCTAAAAATACGCTATTGGATATCAAACGCAATCTCGATGCACATATCGGTCAGAAAATTATGCTGCGGGCTAATGGTGGCCGCCGTAAGACCATTGAGCGTACGGGTGTATTGGAAGAAACGTACCCTTCTGTTTTTATTGTCAAGCTTGATGAGGAGCAAGAAACTTTCAAGCGAGTATCCTACAGTTATGCTGATATACTTACGGAATCGGTGGAAGTCATGGTATTTGATCCAGGCAGCCAGACGCATAGCTCCTACATGGAGACGTAA
- a CDS encoding ribose-phosphate diphosphokinase, with protein sequence MTYFDSKLKIFTCNSNPKLAHQIADYIGIPMGESHTTSFSDGEIQVKLSESVRGCHVYIVQSTCLPVNDNLMEMLVMIDALKRASAKTINVVIPYYGYARQDRKARSRDPITAKLVANLIEKAGATRVIAMDLHAMQIQGFFDIPVDHLLGVPILAQYFRSKQIENPVVVSPDHGGVVRARKLADFLNAPLAIIDKRRPEPNVSEVMNIIGNIEGKTAILIDDIIDTAGTIVLGANALMEGGVKEVYACCTHPVLSGPAMERLENAPLKEVIVTDTIPITHANPTSKLKVLSVAPLLGEAIIRVHEELSISKLFEIE encoded by the coding sequence ATGACTTATTTTGATTCGAAATTAAAAATATTTACTTGCAATTCTAACCCCAAGCTTGCCCATCAAATTGCTGATTATATCGGAATTCCTATGGGTGAATCTCACACAACCAGCTTCAGTGATGGTGAGATCCAAGTGAAACTCTCTGAGAGTGTTCGGGGCTGTCACGTTTATATCGTGCAGTCTACTTGCTTGCCGGTTAATGACAACCTGATGGAAATGCTCGTTATGATTGATGCACTTAAACGGGCATCTGCCAAGACGATTAACGTCGTTATTCCGTACTATGGCTATGCTAGACAGGACCGTAAGGCCCGTTCGCGTGACCCGATTACAGCCAAACTGGTTGCCAATCTGATCGAAAAGGCGGGTGCAACCCGTGTAATCGCGATGGACTTGCATGCCATGCAGATTCAGGGATTCTTCGATATTCCGGTCGATCATTTGCTCGGCGTGCCGATTTTGGCTCAATATTTCCGCTCGAAACAGATCGAAAATCCGGTTGTTGTATCGCCTGACCACGGCGGCGTAGTACGCGCTCGGAAACTGGCTGACTTCCTGAATGCACCTCTCGCAATTATCGACAAACGTCGTCCAGAGCCGAACGTCAGCGAAGTGATGAACATTATCGGTAACATCGAAGGTAAAACAGCAATTCTGATCGATGACATCATTGATACAGCAGGAACGATTGTATTGGGAGCGAATGCTCTAATGGAAGGCGGCGTGAAGGAAGTATACGCTTGCTGTACTCACCCAGTATTGTCCGGACCTGCGATGGAACGCTTGGAGAATGCACCGCTGAAGGAAGTTATCGTAACGGATACCATTCCGATTACGCATGCTAACCCGACAAGCAAACTTAAAGTGTTGTCTGTAGCACCTTTGCTCGGAGAAGCCATTATCCGGGTTCATGAGGAATTGTCAATCAGCAAGCTGTTTGAAATTGAATAA
- the glmU gene encoding bifunctional UDP-N-acetylglucosamine diphosphorylase/glucosamine-1-phosphate N-acetyltransferase GlmU, whose protein sequence is MAIVLAAGQGKRMKSKLYKVLHPVCGKPMVGHVLDAALRAGVERSVVVVGHGAEAVQSFLGSRAEYVLQAEQLGTGHAVKQVKSLLGSEAGSTIVVCGDTPLVTSETLEGLMKLHESRGAAATVLTAKLDNPKGYGRVIRGEDGSVQRIVEQKDCTEQEDAVNEINTGTYCFDNAKLFAALEKVTNQNAQGEYYLTDVVGIFRNDGEVVEAYMSDDIAESIGVNDRLALSQAEAFMRERLAVKHMLNGVTIIDPASTYIGADVTIGSDTVLYPGTILKGTTTIGEACHIGPQADVEDSIIQDGVTIKHSVLSQTEVGSEATVGPFAYLRPGTKLGRNVKIGDFVEVKNATIDEGSKVSHLSYIGDAKVGKNVNVGCGAITVNYDGYNKAVTTIEDDAFVGSNVNLIAPVTVGKGAYVVAGSTVTHSVPENDLAIARPRQENKPGYAEKIRGRAKAKKQNAKPE, encoded by the coding sequence ATGGCAATCGTTCTTGCGGCAGGGCAAGGCAAACGTATGAAATCGAAATTGTACAAGGTACTGCATCCCGTATGCGGTAAACCGATGGTGGGTCACGTGCTGGATGCAGCTCTTCGCGCAGGCGTTGAACGTAGCGTCGTTGTGGTCGGTCATGGTGCCGAAGCGGTGCAGTCATTTTTGGGTTCCAGAGCAGAGTACGTGCTTCAGGCTGAACAGTTGGGAACAGGACATGCGGTGAAGCAGGTTAAATCTCTGCTCGGCAGTGAAGCAGGATCAACCATTGTTGTCTGTGGAGATACACCACTTGTGACCAGCGAGACGCTGGAAGGACTGATGAAGCTCCATGAGAGCCGCGGAGCAGCAGCAACGGTTCTCACAGCTAAACTGGACAATCCCAAAGGGTACGGCCGCGTTATTCGCGGAGAAGATGGTTCTGTACAGCGCATTGTTGAACAGAAGGATTGCACGGAGCAGGAAGATGCTGTGAACGAAATCAACACAGGTACGTACTGCTTCGATAATGCCAAATTATTCGCTGCGTTGGAGAAAGTGACGAACCAGAATGCTCAGGGAGAGTATTATCTCACTGATGTGGTTGGCATTTTCCGTAATGATGGAGAAGTGGTGGAAGCTTACATGTCAGATGACATCGCGGAATCCATCGGAGTTAATGATCGACTTGCCCTTTCACAAGCAGAAGCGTTCATGCGTGAACGTTTGGCGGTGAAACATATGTTGAACGGTGTTACGATCATCGATCCGGCATCGACATATATCGGGGCGGATGTTACCATTGGATCAGATACAGTATTGTATCCGGGTACCATACTCAAAGGTACAACTACCATCGGCGAAGCATGCCATATTGGTCCTCAGGCAGATGTGGAAGATAGCATCATTCAGGATGGAGTTACAATCAAGCATTCTGTACTGTCACAAACCGAGGTTGGATCAGAAGCAACTGTAGGTCCATTTGCTTATTTGCGTCCAGGCACCAAACTGGGCCGCAACGTAAAAATTGGTGACTTTGTTGAAGTGAAAAATGCTACAATTGATGAAGGCTCCAAAGTATCTCATCTCAGTTATATTGGGGATGCTAAAGTAGGGAAAAACGTAAATGTTGGATGCGGGGCAATAACAGTGAATTATGATGGATATAATAAAGCTGTAACGACGATTGAAGATGATGCGTTCGTAGGCAGTAATGTCAATCTGATTGCACCTGTCACGGTAGGAAAAGGCGCATATGTTGTTGCAGGCTCTACCGTTACCCATTCTGTTCCCGAAAACGATCTTGCGATTGCCCGCCCACGCCAGGAGAACAAACCTGGATATGCGGAGAAAATTCGTGGTCGTGCCAAAGCCAAGAAACAAAATGCCAAACCCGAATAA
- the rsmA gene encoding 16S rRNA (adenine(1518)-N(6)/adenine(1519)-N(6))-dimethyltransferase RsmA translates to MKGMEETVEIATPKRTKEIIQRHGFSFKKSLGQNFLIDQNILNKIVNAADLDESKGALEIGPGIGALTERLARVAGPVTAVEIDQRLIPILGEVMQPYPNVRVHHGDVLKLDLAELFRNDFGTVDKVSVVANLPYYVTTPIMMKLLEEKLPVDSIVVMIQKEVAERMAAAPGSKDYGSLSIAVQYYSMPELVCIVPPTVFIPQPNVESAVIKLKVREQPPVEVPDEAHFFEVVQASFAQRRKTISNNLKARFFTKENREQADQLLEQAGIQPSRRGETLSLQEYATLCTVMWEAGVRAAL, encoded by the coding sequence ATGAAAGGCATGGAAGAAACCGTAGAGATTGCAACACCCAAACGAACCAAAGAAATTATTCAAAGACACGGATTTTCATTCAAGAAGAGCCTGGGTCAGAACTTTCTGATCGATCAAAATATATTAAACAAAATTGTAAATGCAGCTGATCTGGACGAGTCCAAGGGGGCACTTGAGATCGGACCAGGTATTGGCGCACTCACAGAACGTCTGGCTCGTGTAGCTGGTCCTGTAACGGCTGTAGAGATTGATCAGAGATTGATCCCGATTCTGGGTGAAGTGATGCAGCCTTATCCGAACGTACGTGTGCATCACGGGGATGTGCTGAAGCTGGATCTAGCCGAGTTGTTCCGCAACGATTTTGGAACGGTGGATAAAGTGAGTGTTGTGGCCAATCTGCCTTACTATGTAACGACACCAATCATGATGAAGCTGCTCGAAGAGAAGCTGCCAGTAGACAGCATTGTAGTCATGATCCAGAAGGAAGTGGCCGAACGCATGGCTGCTGCACCGGGATCAAAGGACTATGGAAGTCTGAGCATTGCGGTTCAGTACTACAGTATGCCGGAATTGGTCTGTATTGTTCCGCCCACGGTCTTTATTCCGCAGCCTAATGTGGAATCGGCAGTAATCAAGTTAAAGGTGCGTGAGCAGCCACCGGTTGAAGTTCCCGACGAGGCACATTTCTTCGAAGTGGTACAGGCTTCCTTCGCGCAGCGTAGAAAAACAATCTCCAATAATTTGAAAGCTCGTTTCTTCACAAAGGAGAACAGAGAACAGGCTGATCAGCTGTTGGAGCAGGCCGGTATTCAACCTTCAAGACGGGGAGAAACATTGAGCCTGCAGGAGTATGCAACACTCTGTACCGTAATGTGGGAAGCCGGGGTACGCGCAGCTCTGTAA
- the yabG gene encoding sporulation peptidase YabG, whose protein sequence is MNIGDLVVRKSYGGDVTFRVEGLQSDGAIIKGTEFRLLADSPVDDLIQVPYEPQSAKTRQAHVKAHQTLSRLQQNRMEQAERNREGIVQEWSVQQEPAYFEMPGKVLHLDGDPNYLKKSMNLYEQLRVPAEGQYVHESAMADTLYRLLPKVRPDIVVITGHDGVLKTRQPYDLYSLGSYKNSQNFVSAIQVARQYERHLDALTIVAGACQSHFEALLRAGANFASSPGRILIHALDPVYVAAKAAFTSVRETVNMNDILHNTISGSQGVGGVETRGSYRVGLPGLNDLSTLKVNPSAV, encoded by the coding sequence ATGAATATCGGAGACTTGGTCGTTCGAAAGTCATACGGTGGAGATGTGACTTTTCGGGTGGAAGGCCTCCAGTCGGACGGTGCCATCATTAAAGGGACCGAGTTCCGGCTGTTAGCCGATTCCCCTGTGGACGATTTGATACAGGTTCCTTATGAACCGCAGAGTGCGAAGACGAGGCAGGCTCACGTGAAGGCACATCAGACGCTCTCACGCCTGCAGCAGAATCGAATGGAACAGGCCGAGCGCAATCGCGAAGGAATAGTTCAGGAATGGTCTGTGCAACAAGAACCGGCTTATTTCGAGATGCCTGGCAAAGTGCTGCACTTGGATGGTGACCCCAATTATCTAAAAAAAAGCATGAACCTTTATGAGCAGCTTCGTGTTCCCGCAGAGGGCCAATATGTACATGAGTCGGCCATGGCTGACACGTTATATCGTCTGCTGCCGAAAGTGCGTCCGGATATCGTTGTCATTACTGGCCATGACGGAGTACTCAAGACTCGTCAGCCCTACGACTTATATAGTCTGGGCAGCTACAAGAATTCGCAGAACTTCGTATCCGCTATTCAGGTGGCTAGGCAGTATGAACGTCATCTCGATGCGCTCACGATTGTAGCTGGTGCGTGTCAGTCCCACTTTGAGGCTTTGCTGCGGGCTGGAGCTAACTTTGCTAGCTCACCGGGCCGAATTCTCATTCATGCTCTGGACCCGGTCTATGTGGCAGCCAAGGCAGCCTTCACGTCGGTACGGGAAACCGTGAACATGAATGACATTTTGCATAACACGATTAGTGGCAGTCAGGGTGTGGGCGGCGTAGAGACACGGGGGAGTTATCGCGTAGGTCTGCCCGGGTTGAATGATTTATCCACGTTAAAAGTGAATCCATCAGCCGTCTGA
- the spoVG gene encoding septation regulator SpoVG, with the protein MQITDVRLRRVNSEGRMKAIASITIDNEFVVHDIRVIDGNNGMFVAMPSKRTPDGEFRDIAHPISSGTREKIQAAVLTEYDRAATEEEVIEEGA; encoded by the coding sequence ATGCAAATTACGGATGTCAGACTCCGCCGTGTTAACTCTGAGGGGAGAATGAAGGCTATCGCATCCATTACCATCGATAACGAATTCGTCGTTCATGACATTCGCGTCATCGATGGCAATAACGGAATGTTTGTTGCTATGCCGAGCAAGCGGACTCCTGACGGAGAATTCCGTGATATCGCCCACCCGATCTCTTCCGGTACTCGCGAGAAGATTCAAGCAGCTGTTTTGACTGAGTATGATCGCGCAGCAACTGAGGAAGAAGTCATTGAAGAAGGTGCCTGA
- the pth gene encoding aminoacyl-tRNA hydrolase, whose translation MKWIVGLGNPGTNYAKTRHNIGFMALDRLAERHNISITQSKCKALIGEGVIGGVKTVLIKPMTFMNLSGESVRAYMDFYKVSLEDLIVVYDDMDTETGKVRLRYQGSAGGHNGIKSIIQHTGTQQFNRVRMGISRPEPGHAIVDYVLSKFMKNEKEALDQTIEQTCDALEYSLDHTFEQTMAKFNG comes from the coding sequence ATGAAGTGGATTGTCGGCCTCGGAAATCCAGGCACGAACTATGCCAAAACTCGTCATAACATCGGCTTTATGGCACTTGATCGACTCGCAGAGCGCCATAATATCTCCATAACGCAGAGCAAATGCAAGGCGCTCATTGGAGAAGGCGTAATTGGTGGCGTCAAAACGGTGCTGATTAAACCAATGACGTTTATGAACCTGTCCGGTGAGTCGGTAAGGGCTTATATGGACTTTTATAAAGTTAGTCTGGAAGACCTGATTGTTGTCTATGACGACATGGACACGGAAACAGGCAAAGTCAGATTGCGTTACCAGGGCAGTGCAGGTGGTCACAATGGAATCAAATCCATTATCCAGCACACCGGTACTCAGCAGTTTAACCGGGTGCGGATGGGAATATCCCGACCAGAACCGGGACATGCCATTGTAGATTACGTACTGTCCAAGTTTATGAAGAACGAAAAGGAAGCGCTCGATCAAACGATCGAACAGACCTGTGATGCATTGGAGTATAGTCTGGATCATACGTTTGAGCAGACGATGGCCAAGTTCAACGGGTGA
- the rnmV gene encoding ribonuclease M5 — MIKEVIVVEGRDDTVAIRRAVQADTIETGGSAINQRILKRIALAQERRGVIVLTDPDHAGERIRKIIANKVPGCKHAFIPEADATRKGDIGVENASPEAIRHALARVHTSYEGAPSLIDWEDLIAAGLIVHPQAAARRMEMGNLLGIGYCNGKQFHKRLSVFQITREEFSEALSQIEREGL, encoded by the coding sequence ATGATAAAAGAAGTGATCGTGGTTGAAGGTCGTGACGATACCGTAGCCATTCGGCGTGCGGTTCAGGCAGATACGATCGAGACTGGTGGGTCTGCTATCAACCAGCGCATTCTAAAGCGGATTGCACTTGCTCAAGAGAGACGTGGTGTGATCGTACTGACAGATCCGGATCATGCTGGAGAACGTATTCGTAAAATCATCGCCAATAAAGTACCTGGCTGCAAACATGCTTTCATTCCAGAGGCAGATGCTACGCGCAAAGGCGACATCGGAGTGGAGAACGCCTCACCGGAGGCGATTCGTCATGCACTGGCACGTGTACACACGTCATATGAAGGCGCACCAAGTCTGATCGATTGGGAGGATCTGATTGCGGCGGGACTGATTGTGCATCCACAGGCTGCTGCACGTCGTATGGAGATGGGCAATCTGCTGGGTATAGGTTACTGCAACGGCAAACAGTTCCACAAACGGTTGAGTGTATTCCAGATTACCCGGGAAGAATTCTCCGAAGCATTATCGCAAATTGAACGTGAAGGATTGTGA
- a CDS encoding anti-sigma-F factor Fin family protein, with the protein MSVNYVCRHCRTFIGRIDSARITEAQLGFHFLTPDERRDIIAYNSGGDITVRITCDYCKEALEFNPELSLLASPLQ; encoded by the coding sequence ATGTCAGTGAATTATGTGTGCAGGCATTGCCGTACTTTTATTGGACGAATCGATTCTGCCCGGATAACGGAAGCGCAATTGGGCTTTCATTTCTTGACCCCCGACGAGCGGAGGGATATAATAGCGTATAATTCCGGTGGCGATATAACCGTTCGGATTACATGTGATTATTGCAAAGAAGCTCTGGAATTCAATCCTGAGCTGAGTCTGCTTGCGAGTCCGCTTCAATAA
- the purR gene encoding pur operon repressor, with the protein MKKLKRSARLVEMTQYLLSRPHTVIPLTTFAERYGAAKSSISEDLAIIKEVFEEGGSGELHTLAGAAGGVKWIPKVSRELALAFAERLSTQLAQPDRILPGEYLYMSDLLGQPALMNEAGKIFATAFGNMDIDVVMTVETKGIPLAYATGAQLNLPVVLVRRDHQATEGSAVSINYVSGSHKSLHTMSLSRRAMREHSRVLIVDDFMKAGGTVQGMIDLLAEFNATVAGVGVLVESGSVDSEERLLTDYISLAKLTAVDAKSRHISVKPGNYFDL; encoded by the coding sequence GTGAAGAAATTAAAACGAAGCGCAAGGCTGGTTGAAATGACGCAGTACTTATTGTCTAGACCGCATACGGTTATTCCGTTGACCACATTTGCCGAACGCTATGGAGCTGCGAAGTCGTCGATCAGTGAAGATTTGGCGATTATCAAGGAAGTGTTCGAAGAAGGTGGTTCGGGAGAACTGCATACACTGGCTGGAGCAGCCGGGGGAGTAAAGTGGATTCCGAAGGTGTCCAGAGAACTGGCACTGGCTTTTGCAGAACGACTTTCTACCCAGCTTGCGCAGCCGGATCGGATACTCCCTGGTGAATATCTGTACATGTCCGACCTGCTTGGACAGCCCGCATTGATGAATGAAGCTGGCAAGATTTTTGCAACGGCCTTTGGCAATATGGATATTGATGTGGTGATGACGGTCGAGACTAAAGGGATTCCGCTTGCTTATGCTACCGGAGCCCAACTCAATCTGCCTGTAGTGCTCGTGCGCAGGGACCATCAGGCTACGGAAGGATCGGCCGTAAGTATCAATTATGTATCCGGGTCCCATAAAAGCCTACATACCATGTCCCTATCTCGCAGGGCCATGCGTGAGCACTCCAGAGTGCTCATTGTAGATGATTTTATGAAGGCTGGGGGAACCGTCCAAGGGATGATCGACCTATTGGCCGAGTTTAATGCCACGGTAGCCGGAGTAGGCGTATTAGTAGAATCTGGATCGGTTGATTCAGAAGAACGACTGCTGACGGACTACATATCTCTGGCGAAGCTGACGGCAGTTGATGCGAAGAGCAGACACATTTCCGTTAAGCCTGGCAACTATTTTGACCTGTAG
- the ispE gene encoding 4-(cytidine 5'-diphospho)-2-C-methyl-D-erythritol kinase: MKIYEKAPAKINLMLDVLHKRRDGFHEVEMIMTMVDLADRLEMSELPRDTIFISSQAGYIPLDEKNLAFQAARLIKERYDVKTGVHIHLDKKIPVAAGLAGGSSDAAATLRGLNRLWRLNIPDQELQELGAELGSDVPFCITGGTALATGRGEKLTPMPNPPQCWVILAKPPINVSTADVYGRFRSDKIVRHLSAAKMEQAIRNQSFAEVCGQMGNVLEDVTLKLYPEVQHLKDAMIRLGADGVLMSGSGPTVFGLVSKESKVARVYNGLRGFCKEVYAVRMLT, translated from the coding sequence TTGAAAATTTACGAAAAAGCGCCTGCTAAAATCAATTTGATGCTAGACGTTTTACATAAAAGAAGAGATGGATTTCACGAAGTTGAGATGATCATGACGATGGTGGATCTTGCCGATCGACTGGAAATGTCTGAGCTTCCTCGTGACACGATCTTTATCTCCAGTCAGGCGGGATATATCCCCCTGGATGAGAAGAACCTGGCTTTTCAGGCAGCCAGGCTCATCAAAGAGCGTTATGATGTGAAAACTGGAGTCCATATTCATCTGGACAAAAAAATACCGGTGGCCGCCGGACTTGCTGGCGGCAGCAGTGATGCAGCAGCAACGCTGCGTGGATTGAATCGCCTATGGCGTCTCAACATCCCGGATCAAGAGCTTCAGGAGCTCGGAGCTGAACTGGGGTCTGATGTGCCTTTCTGCATTACAGGTGGAACAGCACTTGCTACAGGCCGTGGGGAGAAGCTGACACCGATGCCGAATCCCCCACAATGTTGGGTGATCTTGGCCAAGCCGCCGATTAATGTGTCCACAGCCGACGTCTACGGGCGTTTCCGCAGCGACAAGATTGTTCGTCATCTGAGTGCTGCCAAAATGGAGCAGGCCATCCGTAACCAATCCTTTGCCGAAGTGTGCGGGCAGATGGGGAATGTGCTTGAGGACGTAACGTTGAAGCTGTATCCGGAAGTTCAGCATCTGAAAGATGCCATGATTCGGCTTGGAGCAGACGGAGTATTAATGTCAGGCAGTGGTCCAACCGTGTTTGGATTAGTTTCCAAAGAGTCCAAGGTTGCCCGAGTCTACAATGGACTGCGAGGCTTCTGTAAAGAAGTTTATGCTGTACGTATGCTAACCTAA